TGGACAAAAGCAACGCGTGGCCATTGCTCGTTCGCTGGCGATGAAGCCTGAGATCATGCTCTTCGACGAGCCAACCTCAGCGCTTGACCCAGAGCTGGTAGGGGAAGTGCTAGAGACCATGAAGCAGCTCGCACAAGAAGGAATGACGATGATTATTGTGACGCACGAAATGGGGTTTGCCAAGGAAGTGGCCGATTGGGTGGCGTTTATGAATCAAGGCAAGATCATCGAGATGGCTAGACCCCACGAAATTTTTAATAACCCGAAAGAAGAGCGCACGAGAGAATTTTTGAACCGTGTACTGTAATAGCGTAAAAACGAAGGGGAGCTGGAGTATGAGAGACGTAGTCATTGTCGCGGGTGTGCGCAGTGCTGTGGGTGCATTCGGAAAAAGCCTGCGTGACGTACCAGCAACAGAGCTGGGGCGGCAAGTATTGGAAGGCTTGATGAAGAAGGTTGATTTGCCGAAGGAACAAGTCAATGAAGTGATTTTTGGCAATGGGTACGTACATGGGGGAGGACTCAATGCTGCACGTATCAGCTCGCAGCTGGCGGGATTTCCACGCAATGTCTATGGTCACATCGTGATCAAAGCCTGTGGTTCAGGTTTGAAAGCAATTGGCAACGGTGCGCTAGCCATTGCAGCAGGTCAAGAGGATGTGGTGATTGCGGGCGGAGTGGAGTCCATGAGTAACGTTCCCTACCTCGTGAAGAATCGCTGGGGCAGCAAATTCGGCAATTTGTCCATGGAGGACGCTCTTTTGTCCGATGGCTTGATCTGCTCGCTGACCGGCGAGCATATGGGTATGACCGCAGAACGGCTGGCTGTACAATACGGTATTTCCCGTGAGGAGCAGGATCGTTTTGCCTACGAAAGCCACGTAAGAGCAGCGGCAGCAATCGAAGCGGGCACGTTCACGAATGAGATCGTACCGATTGAAATCAAGGATCGTAAAGGCACACGTGTTTTTGCGCAGGATGAGTCCGTACGCCATGATATCAAGCTAGAAGAACTCGCCAAGCTGAAATGTGTTTTTCAAAAGGAGGGGACCATCACTGCCGGAAATGCGTGTCCGATGAATGACGGCGCAGCCGCTGTATTGATGATGTCCCGTGAAAAGGCGGAGGAAGCGGGTTTGACTCCACTCGTGAAAATAAAGGCTTTTGCCAGCGCAGGAGTCGAACCTGACGTGATGGGGATCGGGCCAGTTCCCGCCACGCAAAAAGTACTGGAGAAAGCGGGCTTGAACCTCGAAGACATTGGGCTCATCGAATTGAATGAGGCATTTGCCGCCCAGGCTTTGTCT
The window above is part of the Brevibacillus brevis NBRC 100599 genome. Proteins encoded here:
- a CDS encoding thiolase family protein gives rise to the protein MRDVVIVAGVRSAVGAFGKSLRDVPATELGRQVLEGLMKKVDLPKEQVNEVIFGNGYVHGGGLNAARISSQLAGFPRNVYGHIVIKACGSGLKAIGNGALAIAAGQEDVVIAGGVESMSNVPYLVKNRWGSKFGNLSMEDALLSDGLICSLTGEHMGMTAERLAVQYGISREEQDRFAYESHVRAAAAIEAGTFTNEIVPIEIKDRKGTRVFAQDESVRHDIKLEELAKLKCVFQKEGTITAGNACPMNDGAAAVLMMSREKAEEAGLTPLVKIKAFASAGVEPDVMGIGPVPATQKVLEKAGLNLEDIGLIELNEAFAAQALSVIKCLELDSSKVNVNGGAIALGHPVGATGAKLTVTLMNEMMRRREKYGMVTLCMAGGMGMSVIYENLTM